The sequence GtatgcctggaacatagtaaataCTTGAtccaaatttattaaataaatgaaaactagcAGAGTTATTTACCTCAAATGCTGACTAATAGGCTTGCAAAATTTTAGTGACTCAAGAAATTTGTTAATACTTCTTCATGAACCTTGCTGACAAATGTGTCTTTTGTGAAAAACACACTTGTTGACTAATACAATGACTTGATTCTGTACTACATGCCTGCATCTTTCCTGGTACTGACCACTCAAACAGCATCATTAGTTCAGAAGACATTCAATATAGTTTGCACAAAAGGATTAGGAACTTTTGAGTAATCTTACTAAATGAACCAGGCAAGAAATTTGGATTGTGTCTGTGCCCAGTGAAGCCGATAAATATTATAAACCATATGTGTTAGGGGTTGTaatggaagaagaagaaggatactataaataatgctaaaAACCTTTATATTTTGCTCTGGAAATGGTTTTGAGTttatgtttgaataaaaaaaaatctgatttgaaaatttataatatttcaatCACAATGATGGGGAAAGATTATAAAATCATTACTcagaaagaactagaaagaagTTTACTCGCCATATTCTGTTTCCTGTTGAGATTCTCTACAATTCATTCCGTATCTCAGCTCTTAGAAGAACACTAATTATTCAGCTTAAGCTTTTCCTTAAGCTTGTTTCTGGtttgggagaggaggaaaatcttttcaatttatatatttcaatttatgtATAAagcatttcaatattttctacTACAAGACTGTAagttataagaagaaaataaatggaatggagaaaaataagtaatACATTGAAAAACAGGAAGTAAGAACTTAAGTAGGCATAGTCAGTAATTGGTAACTGGAAAAATTGgctgaaaagttttttttaaaggttggaaaaattatttactgtaataatcttttgataaaaagtaatgttttacatttaatattttaagagtttcttctagaaattttaaaggtttaaaaaaataagtaaaaaaagaaaacgggaagtttaaatattgtataagattttttatgtaattgtaaGAGGAAGATAACTTGTGGCCAGGGCCTCACCCTTTATTCTCAGCCCTCCAAATCATCTTTTTATACCATAGATACTTAGAGCCATGTGGACTTTGGTTTGAGAATTGTAGCTGATTAGACAGGAAAGATAGGGGCAGCCgcttaactcagttggttagagcttgtgctcttaacaacaaggttgctggttcgattcccacatggggtggtgTGCtgggcccctgcaactaaagactgaaaatggcaattggacttggagctgagctccaAGATCCACtaatagattgaaggacaatgacttgacttggagctgatgggtcctggaaaaaaaaaaaaaggaatgagaaactTGCCTTCCTATGATACAGATTCATTGAATCATTGATTTATTCACTGGCATTGTTTAGGACCCAGTGTATATTGCATTATCAAAGAAACCTCAGACATTCTTCTGCCTTCAAAAGTGTGCAGTTCAGTTGAGGAAGTAAGTCTTATGGATGGGACAGAGATCCAGATAATAACATATACAGCCCGCATGTGATGTGTAGGGCCACTTCTATATCTCTGTGGGGATTTGCCTATATCAAGTAGGATTTGAGATCAAGACCCTTAATTAGCATCTGAAAATTGAGGAATAAACATCTTACTGCAATTTGTATAGTGCAAAACTGGAAAGGGTAGAGAACTCTCTTTTTTAAGGGATTCGTAAAGTATGCATAACGCCTATAACATGTATTATAGGAAAGGCAGGGCATATTACGTAGttatacaaagaaaatacatgCAATATTTCAGTCTCATTCCTAACCTAACTGGAGTGTCAAATATGTGTAAGGGAGATTGGTGCTGAGAAAGGTAAAGTGGGAGTGTGAGGTAATATGTAAAATGACATTTAGCAGGAAATTTGACTTTCTTAGTGTTTATCTAGGTTGGGCATAACCATGCTTCTAAATTTATAACCACATACTCTcagtccccaccccccatccctaTCCTTTTTCTCCTTACTGGCCTTGAGGGAGTGTGTATAAAAGACATCAGGAGAGAGTGAAAAGCCGCTTAGCTGGAGACTGCTTGATGGCAATTCACCCTCACACTGAGGTCTTCTGGCTCTAGGAACAAGTCTAGCTCAGTTCTCTCCACCATGAGCCTCAGAGCAAGTAGCACCTCCTCCTATACCAGCCCACTTCATGTCTTACAGATGCTGCTGCCACTGTCACTACTCCTGACCATGCTGGTTCTCTCTACGATCGGAAAAAGTAAGAGAAACTTAGGGAAAGATGAGGGTGGAGTCCCTTTTTCCCTGTAGCAATGGCTGCTTCTGCTTCAGCTGTGTTGGGTGCAGGACTAGGGGTGACTGTCGTGTGTTCCTGAAGTTGGAGCACTCTAAATGGAGGAGCTAGGCTTAGCGGGCACTTCATATGTTCCAGGCATTTGGCTAGGGTATTTTACTAAAGGTTTCACATCATATTAACAACGGCTTTGTGAGAGAGCTACAATTCACAAAGAAGGGGACTGAGGAAACAAGTTAATACACAAGATCCTTAAGGTAATCATGACTGCTAATAGAGTCACAGTTTCTATTCTAGCTGAAAGCGTGGACCATGAGCGGTATGCTGAACTTCGCTGCCTGTGTATACACACCATCTCTGGCATTCATCCCAGTAAAATCCAAAATTTGGAGGTGATCAGGGCAGGACCTCATTGCCCCAAAGTCCAAGTGATGTAAGTCCCTGCTTCTATATTATTGACTCATTAGTGAAACCCTATGCCTCTATCCCCACGGACACTATTTTGTACAGCCCCATAGATACCTTCTGATAATCCAGGACACACAGATAATTCTATTCTGTCTTGCAGAGCCACGCTGAAGAATGGGAAGGAACTCTGTCTGAACCCAGAAGCTTCCAGAATCAAGAAAATAATCCAGAAATTTTTGGAAGGTGATGAATCAGCTTCTTAATCTGTTTACTTTCTGTCAAAACTTTTTATCTCCCAGCAAGAGTAAGAGTTTGAAGTCTTGACTTTCTGGAGTTTTTAATTTATCCAGGATACCTGTTCATACTGTATTACACTTTGGATATTTGTTCTATTCTCTTTCAAAATGtcacattttattctgaaaagacTGGTTAATAGATGACAGAGAGAAGATGAAAGTAAGCAAGGCTagtcttaaaatatattatgtggTTTATTCCCTGACTCTTGGGTAAATGTGGTACtgtgcttttcatttgtttaaagttttctttctaaataaatatgtgttaactTATCTTGCTCTACTTGACTGTCAGACTACACATGCCCATGATAATTAATAGATTCCATAATGGTCAATGATATTAGGAATCACATAGAGCCCAGCATACAGAACttgctcaattaatgtttgttaaTGTATTTAGGGACGTAATAGAGTTCTTCATTGTCTTAGTCCTAGGAGTCTTGTTTCAAAGCATTCTCTGaaagatttttctaatgtttattttgGCCTTCAAACcctaaaattaataaagttataGAATGTGAGTCTTGTAAGCAGTGGTTATTTaaagtgaatatatttaataccaatagagcaaaaattatatgatgaaaaacattaacatgctctataaaaaaagagaagaaaaaaaaccttcagtatttcctacaacaataataacaatactaCAGATTCTACATGGTACTAAATGTTTTACCTTTGCATGTTTGtgcatatttgcatttatttaatatctgCATGGTTACAATTTTAGTATTAGAATCAGCCTTGCAAATAAATACAATAGAGCATTTAAACTTTACCAGActactaattattattttataatcaataaaaatgtcattcatttcttaatcttttaaatttatactcACACTACTCTTATAGAGCTAGTAACATAAAATCAAAATTTGTTATGGTGTTgtcatatattattaattttaacagAATTGTTGAAGGGAAAAAGccttaattatctttttattctttttcacacTTTGGTATTCACAATAGACCAACAAAAGTCACTAGTTGATGATATGTACCAATTTTAAGGTACTaactataataatagctaaaCTTTATTAGTAACTTTTAATATGTCAGGTATTTTAAGTGTTTTGCATgcataaattaaatatttcttacaaGATAGCTATGATTTGCTTAAGAGCACTTCCTTTGAAGAGAAAATAACTGGGTaccagtgagagagaaaaactcagctctaccacttgctagctgtgtaactttggacaGGTTGTAAAACCTCTCTGTACCTaagtttttcatctctaaaatgggataataatattgCTTATCTTATAGAGttgatgtgaaaaataaaaattaataaattcaaagTGCTGAACATAATACATGTGACACAATAACCCATATATAAATGTTAGtgattatttgttattattactattatataagCATCCCCAGtactacaaagaagaaaactgaagttcaaagagatCATGTAGTATGCTCTAAGAGCAGATAACTCAGTAGGTAACAATGTGGGGATTTGAAATTATGCTCTTAACCACACCACATGACTTTATTTGATTCTTCTTTCTCTAAtgaataaattatgttatatGTCACATAGTGTTATTGACACGCAAAATAGGACTTGATACAGAAATAGCATGCTGCATATACTATGATAGTTACAGGAGAATAAATAAGTTCACCAACCCCAACTTGTGCATAGGCTTTGGGAAGCATTCATGTAGTAAACATTTAGTTTACAAACTTTGCATTATTAAGGTCACCTTTTATTATCTCCTCACCATTATAGATTTAATGCTCTGtctacaaaataaatgcatttattaagTAGGAGTCATTTCTCCAGTGTTTTCCTACTGGAATCCCATAGGGCCAGTTCCTGAGATAtgacatagtttttacattatgcTATACTTCCTGAGATGgagatatcttttatttttgtgtgcacatataaaattattccatttagaTTCAGAGAAAGGATCATTTAATTGTCACTTACTACTCCCTGGATACCTTTACACTGCAAATATTGAATCTGCGCATAAGGTTGTACAAATCCAAAATGCTACCCATCCATCTCCAAGACCAGTCCTGCTATCCATTTCCTCTGCCACAAACCCAATTTGGGATTTAAGTTTCAGCTTGATAAGCATATTCTATTACCAGCCATTGTGTTTGGATGTTGGATATTCAAGAACACATACGTTACAGAGAATTGCTTTTGAAGAGGTCACTCTCTAGTGGGAGAGGCAGGCACATTGACAAATAATCAAAACCACATGTGACACTTATTAATATAGAGGTATGCTCCAACTACACTAAGAAACAGACACATGAACAAGTCAAAACCTCATCatcattttcaacatttattatctttccTAATGTAGTAACTCTATGTTGCGTCCCTCTCTATGTCTAGTCCACCAGTGTACTAGAATAGTGGTAAACATTATGATCTCTCATCTCATAGAGCTTCCCATTTAGGAAGAGAAacaactttaaaaacttttaaacacacaagcacacaggTGTAAGTGTATCTGAGTGTatagtgtgtgcgtgtgcgtgtgtgtgtttgtgcgtgtgtgtgtggtctgtgaCAAATAGGAAAACCAAAGGTTGCTACAAGACAACAGCAGGGAACACAATTAGATTTTCAGCTGTCACGGAAGGCCCACTGAGGAAGTAATATTTAAGCTGACACCAGAAATACGAATAGGACTTAGTCAGATGAAAGGTCAGGTGGTGGGAgaataagagaaattaaatggCATAGCCCTGCAGAAGTCTGGTCCCGCTGAGCAGTAAGAGCTCAGCTAGTTCTACGCAGTGGGCTCCTGGTGCCCTTTACCACTGTTAATCAGTGTGACAGAGAGCCTCTGGCTTTGGGATGAGGGCACACTTTGCCCTGATCAAGAGCCAAAGTCATTCTTTTTCAGGGAAAGGACAATGGTCCATGTTGATCTCTCCGTTTCCTGTGCAGGATTCTGTTGCGTACCCTCCACCGtctcttccatgtcttttctACACAACTCCCAGATGTTCTGTGTCCTCTGGAGAGCATCAAGCTCCTGCCCACAGTGCAGCCCATCTCACCCTGTCACTGGTGCTGGCCCAGGTCGCAGCAGGCACTCGGAAATGCGGCCTGGAAGTTCTCCTTTGTGACCTCCTTCTTGGCTGAGCAGAATGAACAAACATCCAGGCACCAAGTTTTGAGAAAGAGTGCATGCTAATACtaattacagttttgttttttttaaaatacttttacagTTTTTCTCAGAGAAAGAGGATCAATGAGGCAAATAGAGCTTGCTTCCTAGAGTATATTGGTGATGGTTGGTCGAGCTGGTGGATCCATTCAAGAGACTGAGGCAGCCTTCCACATTCAGGTGAAATTCAGAACCCAGTCACTGCCTAGAGACCAAATTCAACTTTCTGTAGCAGCAAACAATCACAAACTACACATCTTGAATACACACAGCCACCAAACTCAACTCAACAGTAATTGACAAGAAGGGCAGGAGCAAATGAGCAGTTCTTGATAGAGCAGCTGGGAGATGGGCAGGAAACAGAAACTGTCTCAGTCTTGAAGGTACATGCTTTGTAAATGGCAACGTGGCTGCAAAGAACTCATTACACATTACAaagaacacacacattttataaggTTGAAGTACCGTTTCTAACTCCACAACTGCATATATGTGAATTTGGCGTGTGGATCCTGCTACCAGCTCGCAGCCAAGACAGCTGACTCaggcttttaagttttattttttcctaatcttGGCTGGCCAGAGCCCAACTCTTCTCAGCCCTCGCACCACAGCGCCTCACCCAGCAGCCCAGGCTTCCGGACCGCGGGGATAAAACACGCCTGGAGAGTGTCCGCCCCGCTGGTCTGCAGAGCTCAGCCCTGCCTGCCCTTGCACTCCCGCACCTAGGAGTCATGAGCCTCGGAGCAGACTCCCGCGCCTCCCGCTCCCGGCCCAGCCCCGGCCTGctgctcctggggctgctgctgctgccagctGTGGTCGCCCGCATCATAGGTGAGAACAGAAGCCAGACTGGGAGgaccgggggtggggggagcggggaGCGGCGGGGAGAGATGCCGGGAACTCCCGGGGCTGCGGCGGAGTCCTTAACGGGGATCCCTGCTGCGCGTTACCGAGCACCTGTTAAATGTGCAGGCTCTGTGCCAAGTGCTGCTCTGTGCAATAGTACTTATTTACGGAGGTAGGTATGGATTGTCGACGAGGAAATGAAGGCCAAATGCAGTGAGAAAGATCCCTAAGGAACGTTTGGCAATTCTTGGAGTCCCCCATCCCTACCCCACTCTCATGCACCCCGCCCATCCAACCCCATTCCCCAGCTGCCCCTGAAGAAGGAGATGGGGACCTGCAATGCATGTGTGTGAAGACCACCTCCCAAGTTCACCCCAAGCACATCATGAGCCTGGAGGTGATCCGGGCCGGACTGCACTGCCCCACCTCCCAACTGATGTGAGTCCTCGCACGTGCACTGCTTCCTCCCCCATCCTCtgtttcctctcccctttcctatGGCCGCTccacaccccactccacccagAGTCTACTCCCTTGTTCAGAGCTATCCGCTGACAggctcctctcttctttccctggcagAGCCACGCTGAAGAATGGGAGGAAAATTTGCCTGGACCCACAAGTCCCCACGTATAAGAAAATAGTCAGGAAACTTATAGAGAGTAAGCTACTAGCTGTCTAAATCTGCACATTTActatataatgtgttttggtttttttcattttcaatctaACTGTGGAAAAATCTAATGTTTTTATTAtccttcaaattttaaataaagaaaataaatcaagttgtggcttattcaaaatatttcttaatagaTCAAAGAAATTGTGTTAACACATCACAatttcttataagaaaaaaatctccagaattttaagcaaaaatatattttgaaaaaaggtTGGTTTAATAAAAACTGGTTTTGTTTGGTGTTACATGTTGGCTgagacatattttcatatttacatgATTGTATTACTTAATAGCTACTTATTTACATATTGATGTTATAATTAGCtttgtcaataaatattaatagcacTTAAGATTTACTGggctgctttaaaaaacaaataaatcagacGTTGCTCTTATTCCCTTAAGATTCTACCCCAGCAttacaaaatcaataaaaataaaaccagaatctCTACTACTTATTGGAAACATACTGATATTTTCCAGAGAAGGACATTAAAATAGTTTACTCTTTATTGGTCCTTAATGTTGccatttcacaaaaattaaatgttaagaaCAGTTTTTGTACCCATATTACTGCCTGTAATGAATCCTGCATTTGGCAAACCTACAGAATTGGTTCATATTACATTCCATTAAATACCATGAGTATTGCTCTAAACATGCAAATGTCTTGAATAGattatttttctcagtattttcatGTTTAGTGAAGCCTCATGTTCAGTTGACCACTGTTCCATGAATCCCTTCCCATTAAAGATATTGAAATCACATGTTAAACAACTGTAGAAACCAGGACAGGTGCTagattgtattaatattttcattcatgCTTTAGGAAGACAGTACTACTATACTTTGGGGAGACAGGAAGTTGTTGAAAGATGGATGTGTTAGCTATTGTTtctataataaattaccacaatctcaatggcttaaacaacacaaacgTATTATcatacagttctggaagtcccaaGTTCAAACTGGGACTTACAGGTTAAACTCAAAGTGTCTTCagagctgcattccttctggaggctctaggggagaatccatttccgtgtctttctcagcttctagaggccacatACAGCTTtcggctcatggccccttcctccacttTCAAACCACATCACTAcaacctctgcttctgttgtTGCCTCCAATCCCTCTACTTCTTATACCCTGCCTATCTCTTAAAAAGACTCGGGTGATTATGTTGGGCCCACttgaataatccaggataatattCCCATCCTTAACACATCTTCGAAATCTTTTTTGCCGTATAAGGTAACGTTTTCACAGGTTCCAAGCACTACAACATGGAAATTTCAGGGGGCGTGTCACATTGTTCAGCTTACCATATTGGGCAAGAAGGCAGAATCTAGTTGTGGCAGGAGAAAACTATAGAGCTAATGTAATTTCAACCTAATATGGCAATGTTTGTGTGGAAGGAGGAACTGGACTGCTAAGAAAAAATGGAGAATGGTACAATTCAGTTTCCATGGAGGGTGCGGATGGGAAGAGGTTTTGACAAACTACTTAAATAGACACTGTTTATAGAGACTTCTGACTTACCACAGTATCATCTGAATTTCCACACCCACTTTGCCTGTTAGGTAATATTATTTGCATTATAGAGTTGAGACAACAATCTCAGAACAGTTAAGGAATCTCCCAAGGCCATAGTTTGTTACAGGCTGCTGAGCAGTTCAATCTGACTCCCAACTCCCAGCTCTTGGCGTTCACACTAAGCTGCCTTTCACACAGGCCAGTAATATGTCAGCTAATTCTTCATAGAGGTAGTGTCCCATAAACCAGCTCTTGAAGGTGAAGTAGGAATTTCCCAGGAGGCAAAGGGAAGAACGGGACTACTGCAAGATGAAAAGTAAGTAGATAGTCACCAGATCATTAAGTCCTCAGCACCTTTATTGTTCTGCTGAGTAGGAGTGTCTCTGCGGACAGTGAATTACGGTCTCCCAACTTGTTTTCATCCATTTGGTGTTTTTCACCGTCAGGCCACCTTATACACAGTCATTTGAATtatcttttgaaaatacagaCACTTCCCTGCAGAAAACCTTCAAGGTCAAAAGTCCTGAGCATGGCACCCAAAGCTGTGCCACACTCACTTCCCCTCTGTGCCTTACtttcctcgtctgtgaaatggagattatAAATGTCTACTTCATAAATTATTGTGAGGACTGAATAGATGATGTATGCAGAACATCTGGCATAGTTCCTCATACGTAGTCTGTGCTTAATGATTAGCAACTATTAATTATTGTTATGACTCTCAATATTGCTCTTAATGCACCACCCTAGTCAGTTTGAAATGTTGAATAAGACATTTAACAGAGTGATTCTTGGAAGTAGCAAAAAATGGTtgcaatagaaataaaagttcCTCAAATCAAATGAACTTTGGGAGAGAAAGCATTGAAAATGAGGTGTAGGTggtacaatatatatatattttttgcttattttctttgtacTACCTGCCTCAAACAACACACTTAGTTGGAAGTA comes from Rhinolophus ferrumequinum isolate MPI-CBG mRhiFer1 chromosome 5, mRhiFer1_v1.p, whole genome shotgun sequence and encodes:
- the LOC117021908 gene encoding platelet basic protein-like isoform X2; translation: MSLRASSTSSYTSPLHVLQMLLPLSLLLTMLVLSTIGKISILAESVDHERYAELRCLCIHTISGIHPSKIQNLEVIRAGPHCPKVQVIATLKNGKELCLNPEASRIKKIIQKFLEGDESAS
- the LOC117021908 gene encoding platelet basic protein-like isoform X3; this translates as MSLRASSTSSYTSPLHVLQMLLPLSLLLTMLVLSTIGKTESVDHERYAELRCLCIHTISGIHPSKIQNLEVIRAGPHCPKVQVIATLKNGKELCLNPEASRIKKIIQKFLEGDESAS
- the LOC117021909 gene encoding platelet factor 4 yields the protein MSLGADSRASRSRPSPGLLLLGLLLLPAVVARIIAAPEEGDGDLQCMCVKTTSQVHPKHIMSLEVIRAGLHCPTSQLIATLKNGRKICLDPQVPTYKKIVRKLIESKLLAV